In the Deinococcus roseus genome, TTTCCCCTGGTAACGGAGAAGTTCAAATCAGCGCTGAGACCATTCAGCAGCGCATCAAAGAAATTGGTGAGCAGATCACCCACGATTACGCAGGTCAGGAGCCCCACCTGATTTGTGTGCTCAACGGTGCTTTTCTGTTCCATGCCGACCTGGTCCGGGCCATTGGTTTGCCCCTGACCGTGGATTTTCTGGCGGTGTCTTCTTATGGCAATGCCAAGCAGTCCAGCGGTGAAGTCAAACTGATCAAGGACCTGAGCCTGCCCATTTCCAACCGCCATGTGATTCTGGTGGAGGACATTGTGGACACCGGCATCACCATGAATTACCTGCTGCATTATCTGGAGGGGCGTCAGCCTGCCAGCCTGAAGGTGGCTGCCCTGCTGTCCAAACCTTCCCGTCGCAAGGTGCAGGTGCCTGTGGAGTACGTGGGCTTCGAGATCCCGGATGCTTTCGTGTATGGCTTCGGATTGGACCGTTCACAGCGGGACCGCAACCTCTCTTTCATCACCTCTCAAGAGTCCTGAGATGCTGGGTTTAGCAGAGCGCCTGAAGTACGCGCTTCAGGAAGACATTGGGCGTGGAGATGTCACCACCCTGTCCACGGTGCCTGCAGGGCAGCAGGGCATCGGGTTTCTGAAACTCAAAAGCCCCGGTGTGGTGTTTGGCCTGGAAGTCGCCAGAGAAGTGTTTCATCTGGTGGATCCCAATCTGCAGGTGAACTGGGATGTGCAGGATGGCAGCGATCTGCAACCGCAGGTGCTGGGCAAAGTCACGGGCAGCATGCAGAGCATTTTGCTGGGTGAACGTCTGGCCCTGAACCTGATGCAGCGCCTTTCAGGTGTCGCCACCCTGACAAAAGCCTTTGTAAATGCGCTGGGAGACAGCAACACCAAAGTGCTGGACACCCGCAAAACCACGCCCCTGTGGCGGGATCTGGAGAAAGCTGCGGTGCGTGCTGCAGGAGGCGTCAACCACCGTTTTGGCCTGGACGATGGCCTGCTGATCAAGGACAACCACGTGGTGGCTGCAGGTGGCGTACAAAAAGCCATTCAGGCCGCCAAAGAGCGCTTCTACCTGATCAAGATTGAATGCGAAGTGGAGTCTCTGGAGCAGTTGCGTGAGGCCATTGGGTCTGGTGCAGACCGCATCATGCTGGACAACATGGACGACCAGAACCTGCAGGAAGCCGTGCGCATCAGAAATGAACTGAATCCACAGATTTCCCTGGAAGCCAGTGGCAACATGACCATAGAGCGTCTGGGACGCATCAAAAATTTTGGTCTGGATTTTGTGAGCGTGGGCGCACTGACCCATTCTGCAACAAGTTTGGACATTTCGCTGGATGTTCGGCTGGCCTGACCCAACAATGACAGTCTGATGCTGCACGTTTCTGGTGCAGGCCCGGACTGTCTTTTTTTGGGTGGTTGCTTGATTATGGGATGGTTTGCAACTGCAATTTTGTTTTACACGTTCCTGACAAAGTTACGCGAAAACCATAACTCAACTCATAATTCCCATAGAGATCTGGAGCTATTATGAGAGAAAGAGGCCTGAATTCCAGGCCTGCTCCCTGAGGCGCAACCACAGTCGCAACCACAGAGGTGACTTGATGAACCTGATCCAACTGGAACCCTTCCGCACCCCTGCAGAGCTGAAAGCCGAAATTCAGCGCCTGAAAACAGAGAAAAAAGCGGTGGTTCTCGCCCACAATTACCAGCGCCCCGAAGTGCAGGAAGTCGCAGACTACGTCGGGGATTCGCTGGGTCTGGCCCGCCAGGCCGCAAAAACCGAGGCCGAGGTGATCGTCTTTGCGGGCGTGCACTTCATGGCAGAAACCGCCGCCATCCTCAACCCAGAGAAAAGGGTGCTGCTTCCCAACCTCAACGCTGGTTGCTCTCTGGCAGACACCATCACTGCAGAGGACGTGCGGGCCTGGAAAAAAGACAATCCAGATGGCCTGGTGGTGGTTTACGTCAACACCACTGCAGATGTCAAAGCAGAAGCCGATTACTGCGTCACCAGTGGCAACGCTGTGGCCGTGGTGAACTCCCTGCCTCAGGACAGAAAGATTTTCTTTGCCCCGGACATGTTCCTGGCGGCCCACGTGGAACGCCAGACCGGACGCAAACTGGACATCTGGCTGGGAGAGTGCCATGTGCATGCTGGCATCCGACCCGACGACATCGACGCCCAGAAAGCCCAGAACCCTGGTGCCGAGTTCCTGATTCACCCGGAATGTGGCTGTGCCAGCCATGCCATTTACAACTTCCCGGACACCCCCCTGCTTTCCACGGAAGCCATGATCAGCCACTCCAGACAGTCTGAAGCAAAAGACTTCATTGTGGTCACGGAAATTGACATGGTGCACCGCCTGAAGCGCGAAGTCCCTGAAAAGAACTTCATTCCCGTGAACCGCACCGCCCTGTGCGAATACATGAAAATGATCACCCTGGAAAACGTCTATGAGACCCTGCGCGACCTGAACAACCAGGTCAGTGTGCCTGAAGAGGTGGCCCAGAAAGCCCTCAAGAGCATCGAGCGCATGATCCAGATCGGGTGATTGCCA is a window encoding:
- the hpt gene encoding hypoxanthine phosphoribosyltransferase, which produces MVFSPGNGEVQISAETIQQRIKEIGEQITHDYAGQEPHLICVLNGAFLFHADLVRAIGLPLTVDFLAVSSYGNAKQSSGEVKLIKDLSLPISNRHVILVEDIVDTGITMNYLLHYLEGRQPASLKVAALLSKPSRRKVQVPVEYVGFEIPDAFVYGFGLDRSQRDRNLSFITSQES
- the nadA gene encoding quinolinate synthase NadA translates to MNLIQLEPFRTPAELKAEIQRLKTEKKAVVLAHNYQRPEVQEVADYVGDSLGLARQAAKTEAEVIVFAGVHFMAETAAILNPEKRVLLPNLNAGCSLADTITAEDVRAWKKDNPDGLVVVYVNTTADVKAEADYCVTSGNAVAVVNSLPQDRKIFFAPDMFLAAHVERQTGRKLDIWLGECHVHAGIRPDDIDAQKAQNPGAEFLIHPECGCASHAIYNFPDTPLLSTEAMISHSRQSEAKDFIVVTEIDMVHRLKREVPEKNFIPVNRTALCEYMKMITLENVYETLRDLNNQVSVPEEVAQKALKSIERMIQIG
- the nadC gene encoding carboxylating nicotinate-nucleotide diphosphorylase, which codes for MLGLAERLKYALQEDIGRGDVTTLSTVPAGQQGIGFLKLKSPGVVFGLEVAREVFHLVDPNLQVNWDVQDGSDLQPQVLGKVTGSMQSILLGERLALNLMQRLSGVATLTKAFVNALGDSNTKVLDTRKTTPLWRDLEKAAVRAAGGVNHRFGLDDGLLIKDNHVVAAGGVQKAIQAAKERFYLIKIECEVESLEQLREAIGSGADRIMLDNMDDQNLQEAVRIRNELNPQISLEASGNMTIERLGRIKNFGLDFVSVGALTHSATSLDISLDVRLA